In Vagococcus luciliae, one genomic interval encodes:
- a CDS encoding restriction endonuclease subunit S, which translates to MTSNHLAPVIRFKGFTDAWEQRKLGDITKKIGSGKTPKGGNSTYLDVGIPLIRSQNIFGNRLDFTDIAYISKDTDNEMKNSRVNENDVLLNITGASIGRSAVYREKFTANVNQHVCIIRPEKHYSSNFIQLNLSSYKGQKEVELNQAGGGREGLNFKQISKMSFYYPNYNEQTKIGNFFKQLDGTIALHQRELDLLKEQKKGFLQKMFPKKDEVVPEIRFAGFTDAWEQRKVSDITLFHKQGYYTKEEYSDTKKYYLLRGTELTSNSLRLDDTPKINATEKDYEDFRVKKNDFLIVRSGTVGTYSIIYEDIPAIFGSYLINFRFNLSIVTNEFFGYFYQSELFKSQLLKIVQQSSNININAENIKSTLIMLPSIEEQTKIGNFFKQLDDTIALHQCELEKLQEMKKAFLQKMFV; encoded by the coding sequence ATGACAAGTAATCATCTTGCACCAGTGATTCGTTTTAAAGGTTTTACTGACGCTTGGGAACAGCGTAAGTTGGGGGATATTACTAAAAAAATTGGAAGCGGAAAAACACCTAAAGGAGGAAACTCTACTTATCTAGATGTAGGGATTCCATTAATTCGGTCTCAAAACATTTTTGGTAATAGATTAGATTTTACCGATATTGCTTATATTTCTAAAGATACGGATAATGAAATGAAAAATAGTCGAGTAAACGAGAATGATGTACTCTTAAATATTACTGGAGCGTCTATTGGACGCAGTGCTGTGTATAGAGAGAAATTTACAGCAAATGTTAATCAACATGTATGTATTATTAGACCTGAGAAACACTATTCATCCAATTTTATTCAATTAAATCTAAGTTCATACAAAGGGCAAAAGGAAGTGGAATTAAATCAAGCTGGTGGTGGACGAGAAGGTTTAAATTTTAAACAAATTAGTAAAATGTCTTTTTATTATCCAAATTATAACGAACAAACAAAAATAGGGAACTTTTTCAAACAACTTGATGGTACTATCGCACTTCATCAGCGTGAGTTAGATTTATTGAAAGAACAGAAAAAAGGCTTTTTACAAAAAATGTTCCCTAAAAAAGATGAAGTAGTACCTGAAATTCGTTTTGCAGGATTTACTGACGCTTGGGAACAGCGTAAGGTATCAGATATTACCCTATTTCATAAGCAAGGATATTATACTAAGGAAGAGTATTCAGATACGAAAAAATATTATCTTTTGAGAGGTACAGAATTAACTTCAAATAGCTTAAGGTTAGATGACACTCCTAAAATAAATGCAACTGAAAAAGATTATGAAGATTTTAGAGTTAAAAAAAATGATTTTTTAATTGTTAGAAGTGGTACAGTAGGTACGTATAGCATTATTTATGAAGATATTCCAGCTATATTCGGTTCTTATCTCATAAATTTCAGATTTAATCTTTCTATTGTCACGAATGAATTTTTTGGATATTTTTATCAATCAGAACTGTTTAAAAGTCAGTTGCTAAAGATTGTACAACAATCATCAAACATAAATATTAACGCTGAAAATATAAAATCAACACTAATTATGCTTCCTAGTATTGAAGAACAAACCAAAATCGGTAACTTCTTCAAGCAACTTGACGACACTATCGCACTTCATCAGTGTGAGTTAGAAAAATTACAAGAAATGAAAAAAGCATTCCTACAAAAAATGTTTGTTTAA
- a CDS encoding site-specific integrase, translating into MSNRKGLLFHEYFLEWIELYKVGAVREVTLSKYQMSYTRLKELAPDVLLKNIDRREYQRILNKYAETHEKQTTMDFHHQLKGALLDAMDENLIPTNPTRKVVIKGKIPRKKKTKYISQFDLQKLLDELFLPTFFNHDWLILLIAKTGLRFSEALAVTPSDFNFAYQTLSISKTWNYKEVNGHFQETKNHSSKRHIQLDWKTTMQFAQMVEGLPSHHPIFINGRVFNSTVNHRLKRLCEKADVPVISIHGLRHTHASLLLFAGVSIASVARRLGHANMTTTQQIYLHIIQELENQDNDKIMRYLSNF; encoded by the coding sequence ATGAGTAATAGAAAAGGGTTGTTATTTCATGAGTATTTCTTAGAGTGGATAGAGTTATACAAGGTTGGGGCAGTAAGAGAAGTGACTTTATCGAAGTATCAAATGTCTTATACGAGGCTAAAAGAATTAGCACCTGATGTTTTATTAAAAAATATTGATAGGAGAGAGTATCAGCGAATTTTAAATAAATATGCTGAAACACATGAGAAACAGACTACAATGGATTTTCACCATCAGTTAAAAGGGGCGTTACTAGACGCAATGGACGAAAATCTCATTCCAACTAATCCAACTCGTAAAGTGGTCATAAAAGGTAAGATTCCCAGAAAGAAGAAAACAAAATACATTAGTCAGTTTGATTTACAGAAATTATTGGATGAATTATTTTTACCAACATTTTTTAATCATGATTGGTTAATATTATTAATCGCTAAAACTGGATTACGATTTTCAGAAGCATTAGCTGTTACTCCTAGTGATTTTAACTTTGCTTATCAAACACTCTCTATTTCTAAAACTTGGAATTATAAAGAAGTAAATGGTCACTTTCAAGAAACAAAAAATCATTCCTCAAAACGTCATATCCAATTAGATTGGAAAACAACCATGCAATTTGCTCAGATGGTTGAAGGATTACCTAGTCATCATCCTATTTTTATTAATGGACGTGTTTTTAATTCCACAGTTAATCACCGTTTAAAAAGGTTATGTGAAAAAGCAGACGTTCCTGTGATTTCTATCCATGGTTTAAGGCATACACATGCCTCATTATTGTTATTTGCAGGTGTTTCTATTGCCAGTGTAGCAAGACGTTTAGGTCATGCTAATATGACAACAACTCAACAGATTTATTTACATATCATTCAAGAATTAGAAAATCAAGACAACGATAAAATAATGAGATATTTATCCAACTTTTAA
- the galE gene encoding UDP-glucose 4-epimerase GalE, with amino-acid sequence MAEVLVLGGAGYIGSHAVKRLLDSGKEVIVVDNLLTGHKEAVDERATFYEGDIRDKDFLTEVFKKEDISQVVHFAASSLVGESVENPLKYFNNNVYGMQTLLEVMNEFDVKEIVFSSTAATYGEPDVTPITEDTLTNPTNPYGESKLMMEKMMKWCDNAYGIKYVSLRYFNVAGAMLDASIGEDHTPETHLLPIILQVALNQREKLMIFGDDYPTPDGTCIRDYVHVVDLVDAHILALNYLSKHDESQIINLGSSNGFSVKELLTEAINVTGKDIPSEIAPRRAGDPSMLVASNEKAKTILGWNPQYTDVETIISSAWQWHQSHPHGYEK; translated from the coding sequence ATGGCAGAAGTGTTAGTACTAGGGGGAGCAGGTTACATCGGCTCTCATGCGGTGAAAAGATTATTGGATAGTGGCAAAGAAGTGATTGTGGTTGATAATTTATTGACTGGACATAAAGAAGCAGTGGACGAACGTGCGACATTTTATGAAGGAGATATTCGTGATAAAGACTTTTTAACAGAAGTCTTTAAGAAAGAAGACATTTCGCAAGTGGTTCATTTTGCCGCAAGTTCACTTGTTGGAGAATCAGTTGAAAATCCACTAAAATATTTTAATAATAATGTTTACGGCATGCAAACGTTACTTGAAGTGATGAATGAATTTGATGTGAAAGAAATTGTCTTTTCTTCAACAGCTGCCACTTATGGTGAACCTGATGTAACACCTATTACGGAAGACACGCTAACGAATCCAACCAACCCTTACGGTGAAAGTAAACTCATGATGGAGAAAATGATGAAATGGTGTGATAACGCATATGGCATTAAATATGTATCATTGCGTTATTTCAATGTGGCAGGTGCAATGCTTGATGCGTCAATCGGTGAAGACCATACCCCTGAAACCCATTTGTTGCCCATCATTTTACAAGTTGCACTAAATCAACGGGAAAAATTAATGATTTTTGGTGATGATTATCCAACGCCAGATGGCACATGCATTCGTGATTATGTACATGTCGTTGACTTAGTTGACGCTCATATCTTAGCATTGAATTATTTATCGAAACATGATGAAAGCCAAATCATTAACCTTGGAAGTAGCAATGGTTTTTCAGTGAAAGAGTTGCTGACTGAAGCCATCAACGTAACTGGAAAAGATATTCCTTCTGAGATTGCACCAAGACGTGCGGGTGATCCGTCAATGTTAGTTGCTTCAAATGAAAAAGCGAAGACTATTTTAGGGTGGAATCCCCAATATACTGATGTGGAAACAATCATATCTAGTGCATGGCAATGGCATCAAAGTCACCCACATGGATACGAAAAATAG
- a CDS encoding restriction endonuclease subunit S, whose product MGDITKKIGSGKTPKGGNSTYLDVGIPLIRSQNIFGNRLDFTDIAYISKDTDNEMKNSRVNENDVLLNITGASIGRSAVYREKFTANVNQHVCIIRPEKHYSSNFIQLNLSSYKGQKEVELNQAGGGREGLNFKQISKMSFYYPNYNEQTKIGNFFKQLDGTIALHQRKV is encoded by the coding sequence TTGGGGGATATTACTAAAAAAATTGGAAGCGGAAAAACACCTAAAGGAGGAAACTCTACTTATCTAGATGTAGGGATTCCATTAATTCGGTCTCAAAACATTTTTGGTAATAGATTAGATTTTACCGATATTGCTTATATTTCTAAAGATACGGATAATGAAATGAAAAATAGTCGAGTAAACGAGAATGATGTACTCTTAAATATTACTGGAGCGTCTATTGGACGCAGTGCTGTGTATAGAGAGAAATTTACAGCAAATGTTAATCAACATGTATGTATTATTAGACCTGAGAAACACTATTCATCCAATTTTATTCAATTAAATCTAAGTTCATACAAAGGGCAAAAGGAAGTGGAATTAAATCAAGCTGGTGGTGGACGAGAAGGTTTAAATTTTAAACAAATTAGTAAAATGTCTTTTTATTATCCAAATTATAACGAACAAACAAAAATAGGGAACTTTTTCAAACAACTTGATGGTACTATCGCACTTCATCAGCGTAAGGTTTAA
- a CDS encoding type I restriction endonuclease subunit R, producing the protein MLGKFTSELDLEKQLIEQLISGESQWTYRPDLKTEDDLWDNFKDKLEMNNLDILGETLLTEQEFRQIKNQLSFPNFYEAAKWLAGENGVAKVQVQREDAKLGTIRLRVLNREDVAGGISSYEVINQYVSTKKEYMDNDRRFDVTLLINGLPMIHIELKNKNNAYMDAFRQISKYLKEGKFTGIFSSVQMFVVTNGSDTRYIASAQDTKLNAQFLTKWVDEDNKAVDNYLDFSKHVLSIPMAHKMVTQYTVIDNDKKALILLRPYQIHAIEAVKQASKQSKSGYVWHTTGSGKTLTSYKVARNLLQISSIDKTIFIVDRVDLDQQTTTSFTSYAENDVIDIDETKNVSELITKLLSDERSVVVTTIQKLNYVMRRVEENPENKKYQKLRRLKLAFVVDECHRAVSPEKKRELETFFIESLWYGFTGTPIFVENAKKVQGNLPRTTKQQYGECLHEYTVKEAIHDKAVLGFQVEYKTTFSEEQLDDIVESSDKKSELAIYEMSLMEKEYYVPNEVYLDEAHMLEVIDSIINKSRKKLGFNLGVGQTYDAILTTTSISQAQKYYDLIKEVKAGQSSVSVSEATKKVLPDFPKVAITYSISENEASSSSNQDKMKEALEDYNEEYGTHYTLETMRAYNRNVNDRLARKKDQYKARSEQLDLVIVVDRLLTGFDAPCLSTLFIDRPPMKEHNLIQAFSRTNRLFDKYKRYGQIVTFQDPATFEQAVTNALILYSNGGENEVLAPTWEETRDRFIEAIEELKLVEPNPHAIDIGSSSIVQLKKFARSFQQVDKYYASSQVYTEFSEEQMGSLFPITEKEFEEYTGKYKNALEKIKELSDAPEEKEIDIDIFYELESVKTENINYDYILMLIQRYVPVGDDEYELIGRQDDKSAKEIDKYLDELSQSNQKLSALIKTLWEDIRQNPEHYRDKDISILLNRLIQDKKLNETSQLAEKWSVNEGDLRYVVNNYNPKKEKQVGEQELRDSSNYEQYKESNDAPVSKLRYWKSFKKELVQVMEEELLPLERD; encoded by the coding sequence ATGTTGGGTAAGTTTACTTCAGAGTTAGATTTAGAAAAACAATTAATCGAACAGTTAATTTCCGGTGAATCACAATGGACTTATCGACCAGATTTAAAAACAGAAGATGATTTATGGGATAATTTTAAAGATAAATTAGAAATGAATAATTTAGATATACTAGGGGAAACACTTTTAACAGAACAAGAATTTCGCCAAATAAAAAATCAGTTAAGTTTTCCAAATTTTTATGAAGCTGCTAAGTGGTTAGCAGGTGAAAATGGTGTCGCAAAGGTCCAGGTACAGCGTGAAGATGCTAAGTTAGGAACTATTAGGCTACGTGTGTTGAATCGTGAGGATGTCGCAGGTGGCATATCATCTTATGAGGTCATCAATCAATATGTCTCAACTAAAAAAGAATACATGGATAATGATCGACGATTTGATGTCACGTTATTGATTAATGGGTTACCAATGATTCATATTGAATTAAAAAATAAGAATAATGCATATATGGATGCGTTTCGTCAAATTTCAAAATATTTGAAAGAAGGCAAATTTACTGGCATTTTTTCTAGTGTTCAGATGTTTGTGGTCACAAATGGATCAGACACACGTTACATTGCTTCAGCACAAGATACTAAGCTTAATGCCCAATTTTTAACAAAATGGGTGGATGAAGACAACAAAGCAGTGGATAATTATTTAGATTTTTCAAAACATGTGCTGTCTATTCCAATGGCACATAAAATGGTGACACAATATACTGTGATTGATAATGATAAAAAAGCATTGATTTTACTTCGTCCTTATCAAATTCATGCGATTGAAGCAGTTAAGCAAGCGTCTAAGCAATCAAAGTCAGGTTATGTTTGGCACACGACGGGTTCTGGAAAAACTTTGACGTCATATAAAGTAGCTAGAAATTTATTACAAATTTCATCTATTGATAAAACCATATTTATTGTGGATAGAGTGGATTTGGACCAACAAACAACCACGTCATTTACATCATATGCTGAAAATGATGTGATAGATATTGATGAGACTAAAAATGTATCCGAGTTAATTACAAAACTATTATCAGATGAACGCTCGGTGGTAGTGACGACGATACAAAAATTAAATTATGTCATGCGTCGAGTTGAAGAAAATCCAGAAAATAAAAAATATCAAAAACTACGTCGTCTTAAGCTGGCGTTTGTTGTCGATGAATGTCACCGAGCTGTTAGTCCAGAGAAAAAAAGAGAATTAGAAACCTTTTTTATTGAATCTCTTTGGTATGGCTTTACAGGTACTCCTATTTTTGTTGAAAATGCTAAAAAGGTACAAGGCAATCTACCCAGAACAACAAAACAACAATACGGTGAGTGTTTACATGAGTACACTGTAAAAGAAGCAATACATGACAAAGCGGTTTTAGGGTTTCAAGTGGAGTACAAGACCACTTTTTCAGAAGAACAGCTGGATGATATTGTGGAAAGTTCAGATAAAAAATCTGAGTTGGCAATCTATGAGATGAGTTTGATGGAAAAAGAATATTATGTTCCAAATGAAGTGTATTTAGATGAGGCACATATGTTAGAAGTGATAGACTCTATCATTAATAAATCTCGCAAAAAATTAGGGTTTAACTTAGGGGTAGGTCAGACATATGATGCTATTTTAACAACGACGTCTATCTCACAGGCACAAAAATATTATGATTTGATTAAAGAAGTGAAGGCTGGGCAATCTAGTGTGAGTGTGTCAGAGGCAACTAAAAAAGTACTACCAGACTTTCCTAAGGTGGCTATAACATATTCTATTTCTGAAAATGAGGCATCTTCTTCAAGTAATCAAGATAAGATGAAAGAAGCATTGGAAGATTATAATGAAGAGTACGGCACACACTATACGCTTGAAACGATGCGCGCATATAATCGAAATGTTAATGACCGATTGGCACGAAAAAAAGATCAGTATAAAGCACGAAGCGAACAGCTTGATTTAGTGATTGTGGTAGATAGGTTGCTAACAGGATTTGACGCACCTTGTTTATCGACGTTGTTTATTGATAGACCACCGATGAAAGAACATAATTTAATTCAAGCATTCTCACGGACAAATCGTTTATTTGACAAATACAAACGTTACGGTCAAATTGTGACATTTCAAGATCCAGCAACCTTTGAACAAGCGGTGACCAATGCGTTGATTTTATATTCAAATGGTGGAGAAAATGAGGTGTTAGCTCCAACGTGGGAAGAAACGAGAGATCGATTTATTGAGGCAATCGAGGAGTTAAAATTGGTAGAACCAAATCCACATGCAATCGATATTGGGTCATCGAGTATAGTCCAATTAAAAAAATTCGCTAGGTCGTTTCAACAAGTGGATAAATATTATGCTTCATCGCAAGTCTATACAGAATTTTCTGAAGAACAAATGGGCAGTTTATTTCCTATTACGGAAAAAGAGTTTGAAGAGTACACAGGAAAATACAAAAACGCGTTAGAAAAAATTAAAGAATTATCTGATGCCCCTGAAGAAAAAGAAATTGATATTGATATTTTCTATGAGTTAGAGTCAGTTAAAACAGAAAATATTAATTATGATTATATTTTGATGTTGATTCAACGATATGTTCCGGTAGGAGATGATGAGTATGAGCTGATAGGAAGACAAGATGACAAATCAGCCAAAGAAATTGATAAGTACCTAGATGAATTGTCTCAATCTAATCAAAAACTGTCAGCGTTAATCAAAACGTTATGGGAAGATATTCGTCAAAATCCTGAACATTATCGTGATAAAGATATATCTATCTTATTAAATCGTTTAATACAAGATAAAAAGCTAAATGAAACCTCTCAGCTTGCTGAAAAATGGTCAGTTAACGAAGGTGATTTGCGATATGTTGTTAACAACTATAATCCTAAAAAAGAAAAACAAGTTGGTGAACAGGAGTTAAGAGATTCATCAAATTATGAGCAGTATAAAGAATCTAACGATGCCCCTGTCAGTAAGTTAAGATATTGGAAAAGTTTTAAAAAAGAGTTAGTACAAGTTATGGAGGAAGAATTATTACCTCTTGAACGTGATTAA
- a CDS encoding metallophosphoesterase produces MTQVKKIVTGLLLTIPLLIIAEGIRENRQLDTESIIITSNRVNGDPIKIAHLSDLQFPRLRVSQTQLFNELEKEQPDVVFLTGDTIDRTESVETTEFFDFLTTLTSRYKTYVINGNHEETNPNYSLWRQKIKSSDAIYLENDVTNLAINNNTFNLVGLSNRHTSLSGQDMAKINTNQDTLVLAHHPELFDEYINSFNSPLAIFSGHAHGGQWRLPKTDGLLSPDQGVLPKLTNGLYIKNDSNLIVSRGLANSKFPIRLNNYPHLIFTTIKQA; encoded by the coding sequence ATGACACAAGTAAAAAAAATTGTTACCGGATTACTCCTAACTATCCCCCTACTGATTATTGCTGAAGGGATTCGTGAAAACAGACAGTTAGATACAGAATCCATCATCATCACAAGTAATCGAGTTAATGGTGATCCTATAAAAATTGCTCACTTATCCGATTTACAATTTCCAAGATTAAGAGTTAGTCAAACACAATTATTCAACGAATTAGAAAAAGAACAACCTGATGTCGTGTTTTTAACTGGTGACACAATTGATCGCACTGAGTCTGTAGAAACAACCGAATTTTTTGACTTTTTAACTACTTTAACCTCTCGCTACAAAACTTATGTTATCAATGGCAATCACGAAGAAACAAACCCAAATTATTCTTTATGGAGACAAAAAATCAAATCCAGTGATGCGATTTATTTAGAAAATGATGTCACTAATTTGGCCATCAATAATAATACATTTAACCTCGTTGGACTAAGTAATCGACACACTTCACTTTCAGGTCAAGATATGGCGAAAATTAATACTAATCAAGATACATTAGTGTTAGCACATCATCCTGAACTATTTGATGAATACATTAACTCTTTTAATAGCCCTCTCGCTATTTTTAGCGGTCATGCTCATGGTGGACAATGGCGTTTACCTAAAACAGATGGTCTTTTATCACCTGATCAAGGGGTGTTACCAAAACTAACAAATGGCTTATACATTAAAAATGACTCAAATCTTATTGTCAGTCGTGGCCTAGCTAATAGTAAATTTCCAATTAGACTAAATAACTATCCACACCTCATTTTTACCACTATTAAACAGGCATAG
- the rimP gene encoding ribosome maturation factor RimP: MANVVEIVTDLVNPILEGYQFDLVDVEYVKEGKNWFLRVFIDKDGGIDINECALVSEALGEKLDTIDPDPIPQAYFLEVSSPGAERPLKKEEDYVNAIGEYVNISFYQAIEGEKQYQGFLKEVTPETLTLLVKIKTQEKEMTFDRKNIAKARLAIQF; this comes from the coding sequence TTGGCAAATGTAGTCGAAATAGTCACTGACTTAGTTAATCCAATTTTGGAAGGCTATCAATTTGACTTAGTAGATGTTGAATATGTTAAAGAAGGAAAAAATTGGTTTTTAAGAGTATTTATTGATAAAGATGGCGGTATTGATATCAATGAATGTGCACTAGTCAGTGAGGCGTTAGGTGAAAAACTTGACACAATCGATCCAGATCCGATTCCACAAGCCTATTTCTTAGAGGTGTCTTCACCAGGGGCAGAAAGACCTTTGAAAAAAGAAGAAGATTATGTCAATGCTATTGGAGAGTATGTAAATATCTCTTTTTATCAAGCTATTGAAGGAGAAAAGCAGTATCAAGGTTTCTTAAAAGAAGTAACCCCAGAGACGCTCACCCTATTAGTAAAAATTAAAACGCAAGAAAAAGAAATGACATTTGATAGAAAAAATATTGCCAAAGCGAGATTGGCTATTCAATTTTAA
- a CDS encoding type I restriction-modification system subunit M, producing the protein MSKQESKTLYQALWNSADILRSKMDAADYKDYLLGLVFYKYLSDRMLYSAADLLEQPAHSLKEAQAIYEEAFKDGELRDDLISELKYMYSYALEPGLTFTSLVDKIHMGQFQLEDLAQGFRNIEQSSELFVNLFEDIDLYSKRLGTTPQKQNKTISEVMVELDSLDIAHEGDALGDAYEYLIGQFASDSGKKAGEFYTPQAVSTLMTQIVLSGKEDKRGFSVYDAAMGSGSLLLNVQKFSNEPGTINYFGQELKTSTYNLARMNMILHGVDVANQHLHNSDTLDADWPTEEPTNFDAVLMNPPYSAKWTADKGFLDDPRFAPYGVLAPKSKADFAFLLHGYYHLKDTGVMAIVLPHGVLFRGAAEGKIRKILLEHGAIDTVIGLPANIFFNTSIPTTVIVLKKNRKNRDVFFIDASKDFEKGKNQNVLTNDAIDNILQTYLARENVDKYAQLATFDEITENDFNLNIPRYVDTFEEEEPISLKHVATELTAVQKDIAEAHQVLATFLDDLVATTDDAKDELDAFKSILTRGGDNHDK; encoded by the coding sequence ATGAGTAAGCAAGAATCAAAAACGTTATACCAAGCTTTATGGAATAGTGCGGATATTCTACGTTCTAAAATGGACGCGGCAGATTATAAGGACTATTTATTAGGCTTGGTTTTTTATAAATATTTATCAGATAGAATGTTGTATAGTGCCGCTGATTTGTTGGAACAACCTGCTCACAGTCTAAAAGAAGCTCAAGCAATTTACGAAGAAGCATTTAAAGATGGTGAGTTAAGAGATGATTTGATTTCTGAATTGAAATACATGTATTCCTATGCCTTAGAACCAGGTTTAACGTTTACTTCTTTAGTTGATAAAATACATATGGGACAATTTCAATTAGAAGATTTGGCTCAAGGGTTTAGAAATATTGAGCAAAGTAGTGAGTTGTTTGTTAATTTGTTTGAAGACATTGATTTGTATTCAAAACGTTTGGGAACTACACCACAAAAACAAAATAAAACCATTTCTGAAGTGATGGTGGAGCTTGATTCATTAGATATTGCCCACGAAGGAGATGCGCTTGGAGATGCCTATGAGTATTTGATTGGTCAGTTTGCTTCTGATTCAGGAAAAAAAGCTGGGGAATTTTATACACCACAAGCTGTTTCTACCTTAATGACTCAAATTGTTTTAAGTGGTAAAGAGGATAAACGAGGATTTAGTGTGTATGATGCAGCAATGGGGTCAGGTTCTTTATTATTAAATGTCCAAAAGTTTTCGAATGAACCTGGCACGATCAATTATTTTGGACAGGAATTAAAAACCTCCACCTATAATTTAGCTCGTATGAATATGATTTTACACGGTGTTGATGTGGCAAATCAGCATTTACATAATAGTGACACATTGGATGCGGACTGGCCGACAGAAGAGCCAACGAACTTTGATGCCGTACTAATGAATCCACCGTACAGTGCTAAATGGACAGCAGATAAAGGCTTTTTAGATGATCCAAGATTTGCTCCTTATGGTGTATTAGCCCCTAAATCAAAAGCAGATTTTGCCTTTTTATTACATGGTTATTATCATTTGAAAGACACAGGTGTGATGGCGATTGTATTACCTCATGGTGTGCTATTTCGTGGTGCAGCAGAAGGAAAAATTCGTAAAATATTGTTAGAACATGGTGCAATAGACACAGTGATTGGCTTACCGGCAAATATTTTCTTCAACACAAGCATTCCAACGACTGTCATTGTATTGAAGAAAAATCGTAAAAATCGTGATGTCTTCTTTATTGATGCATCAAAAGATTTTGAAAAAGGAAAAAATCAAAATGTGTTAACCAATGATGCCATAGATAACATCCTTCAAACTTATTTGGCACGTGAAAACGTGGATAAATATGCACAGCTTGCAACATTTGATGAAATTACAGAAAATGATTTTAACTTAAATATCCCACGCTATGTTGATACGTTTGAAGAAGAAGAACCTATCTCACTAAAACATGTCGCGACTGAATTGACCGCTGTTCAAAAAGATATTGCAGAAGCTCATCAAGTACTTGCGACATTTTTAGATGACTTAGTTGCGACAACTGATGATGCAAAAGATGAATTAGATGCCTTTAAATCCATATTGACACGTGGTGGTGATAACCATGACAAGTAA